TCATGGCCTCTCGTTATGAAGGGTTCCCCAACGCCCTGTGTGAGGCCATGGCCTGTGGCTTGGCGGTGATTGCCACCGACTGTCCCAGCGGTCCCCGTGCCATCATTCGTCCGGGGGTGGATGGTATTCTGGTTCCCAGTGAGGACGTAGAAGCCCTAGCAGCCGCAATGCACCACCTGATGTCAGATCCCATCGCACGGCAGAAATTATCAGCTCTCGCCCCGGAAGTCCTAACACGCTTTAGCTTAAAGACCGTCTTGGGGTTATGGGAATCAGCCATTGCATCTGTGATCTCAGGCGCTGGGTTGAACTCAAAGCAATCTAACCCGTGATCAAAATTGTCTTCTTGATTCGCTCCCTTGACTTCGGTGGCAGCCAAACTCAATTGGTTACCCTGGTTAAAGCCCTTGACCCGACTGAGTTTGAGGTGACCGTGATTTGTTTTTATTCAGAGGGAACTTTAGCAACAACCCTTGTAGAGAGTGGCATCCGGGTGCTGTCCCTGGAGAAGCGAGGACGCTGGGATCTGGGGAGGTTTTATGGGCGGTTGAGCGGCTATTTGCACCAGATTCAGCCCCAGATTCTCCACAGCTACCTCAGCGATCCCAATCTGCTGGTGATCCTATTAAAGCCATGGTTTCCTCGGATAGCGATTGTTTGGGGAATTCGTACAGCTCAGGATAATTTGCGCCAATACAGTTGGTTCATCCGCCTTTTGTTCTGGCTGGAATGCCGCCTCGCTGGTTTTGCCGACTTGATTATTGCCAATTCCCAGGCCGGACGCGCGTTTCATATTGCCCAAGGATTCCCAGCGGCTAAAACCATTACGATTCCCAATGGCATTGACTGCGATCTCTTCCAACCCGATCCCCAGGGTCGAGTCAAGCTGCGCACTCTCTGGGGAATTCCCGACTCCGTAATTCTGATTGGTCTGGTGGGACGGCTTGATCCCCTCAAGGATCACCCTACCTTCTTAAAAGCAGCCGCCCTGCTCTGCCAACAACGCCGGGATGTCCATTTTGTCTGTATCGGCAGTGGGTTGGACACAGCTGATCAACTCCAGCAACTGGCGACCGATTTAGAGATTGCAGATCGCATCACTTGGTCAGCCGCGAGGACGGATGTGCCGGAGGTGCAAAATGCCCTCGATATTGCCACTTCCTGTTCCACCAGTGAGGGCTTCTCGAACGTGATTACAGAAGCGATGGCCTGTGGGGTTCCCTGTGTGGTCACCGATGTTGGAGATTCTGCGTGGATTGTTGGCAAGACGGGTATTGTCGTGCCTCCCGCCGATCCTCAAGCCCTAGCTGCGGGGTGGCAAGCTTGTCTGGCGATGGATCGGCAACACCTGGGACAGTTAGCGCGAGCCCGGATTATCCAGCACTTGAGTGTGCAACAGCTAGCGATGACCACCCAAGATGCACTGGTATCGCTGCTCCAGCGCCAAACCCTGAGGTTCTGATGACCGATCCTTCCCCCCCGTGCCCCCAAACATCTAGTGTTTGTGATCACCGGTTTGTTCACCGGCGGTGCTGAAATGATGCTATATAAGCTGCTCTCAAGACTCAACCGGGGGAAGTTTCGGGCTAGTGTCATTTCCCTAACCCCCGGTGGTAGTCTCAGGGATCAAATTCAGCATCTGGGGATTCCTGTTTACTGCGTCGGAATGAAGTCCCAACAAATCAATTTGAGGGCGATCCTGGCATTTATCCCTCTGATGCGAAAACTTAGCCCGGATCTAATTCAAGGTTGGATGACCCATGGCAACTTGATTGCCCAAATCAGCCGATACGTTCTCTCATCCAGTGTCCCTATACTTTGGAGTATCCGCCATTCCGCCCTCAAACCATCAGAGACTAAATTAACCACCCGACTGATCATTGGATTGCTGGCTCATTTCTCTCACCTGCCCGAGGGAATTATTTATAACAGTCGGTCGGGAGCGGAGGATCATCATCGAATTCACTATGCCCCGCTCAAGACTGTGATTATTTCCAATGGCATTGATACCGATTTGTTTCATCCTTCCCTCACAAATCGGCTAAAAATTAGACAAGAACTAGGTCTCGAAGATCATACAATCATCATTGGTCTGATCGGTCGATTTCATGTCATGAAAGGGCATGAATATTTTCTCCAGGCAGCAGCTTTGTTGCTGCCAATTTTTCCGGAGACACAGTTTCTCCTGGTTGGTTCTGAGGTGACTCCCAAGAACCCGGTGCTCAGCAATTTAGTTCGCAGTTTAGGACTGGAGTCCCATGTTCATCTTGGGGGAGAGCGACAGGACATTCCTCGATTAACTGCTGCCCTCGATATTGCCTGTTCAACGTCTAGTTTTGGGGAAGGATTTGCTAATGTAATTGGGGAAGCAATGGCCTGTGGGGTTCCCTGTGTCGTGACCAATGTGGGGGATGCGGCCTGGATTGTGGGAGAGACTGGGTTTGTGATTCCCCCGGCTGATCCGGTGGCACTCTGTGAAGCATGGAAAGCCCTGATCTGTATGGATCGATCTGCACGTCAAGCTCTTGGTTTACAAGCACGTCAGCGGGTAGAAGCGCACTTTGCTCTTGATAAAATTGTCCGGCAATATGAGGCTGTCTATGAAGAAATCTTTTCTAAATGGAAACATTGATCCCATCGTGGTTCAGAGTTTCGGTGAGGAATGGCAAGCATTTGATCAATCTTCTCTATCCTCAGAGGATGGCTTGCAAATGTTTAATGAGTACTTTTCAATTTTCCCTTGGCAGTGTCTCCCCAAAGATGCTGTCGGATTGGACATCGGTTGTGGCAGTGGCCGCTGGGCCAGATTGGTCGCCCCAAAAATTGGTAGACTCTATTGCATTGATCCAAGTGTTTCTGCTTTAAATGTTGCTCGTAAGAATTTGTCTCAGTGCCAAAATTGCGAATTTATCCTTGCGGGGGTTGAGAATATTCCCCTAGGAAATGCTACAGCGGATTTTGGCTATGCTCTGGGTGTTTTACACCATATTCCTGATCCGGAAAAAGGAATTCGATCCTGTGTCGAAAAATTGAAGTCAGGAGCACCATTTTTACTTTATATGTATTATGCATTTGATAATAAACCCTGGTGGTATCGATGGATCTGGAAAATCAGTGAATTGGGGCGTTTTTTGATTTCCAGATTACCTTTCCCAATGCGGTATGCAGTCAGTCAGGTCATTGCCCTATTGATTTATCTGCCCTTGGCTCGATTTTCCCTAGGGTTAGAAAAATTAGGCGTTAATGTCGATTCCATTCCCCTATCTTCCTATCGACATCGGCGGTTTTACTCTATTAGGACGGATGCCCTGGATCGCTTTGGAACCCGCCTTGAACAGAGATTTACGAAAGCCCAAATTCGTTCCATGATGGAAAACTCTGGCCTAGAGAAAATTATTTTTGATGACTCTGAGCCGGGCTGGGTTGCCCTAGGTTACAAGAAATAAATGTGTGGACTTACTGGCTTTTGGCACCCGTCCGCAGTCTTCAGTACGGCTCAATTAGAGGCGATGGTTCAGACCATGGCCGATCGCTTGCGCCACCGTGGCCCCGATGATGGGGGAACCTGGGGGGATGAAACCGTGGGCTTGGCTCTGGGACATCGGCGGTTGGCAATTGTCGATCTGTCTCCGGAAGGGCACCAGCCGATGCTATCTGCCAATGGTCGCTATGTGATGGTGTTTAATGGCGAAATTTACAATTTTCGGGACCTGCGCCAACAGTTGCTAGCCCTCGGCCATGGATTTCGCGGCCATTCTGACACCGAGGTGATGCTGGCCGCTTTTTGCCAGTGGGGAGTGGAGGTGTCATTGCAGCGGTTTGTGGGCATGTTTGCCTTTGCCCTCTGGGATCGGGAGTTGCAACGGTTACATTTGGGGCGCGATCGCCTGGGAGAAAAGCCCCTGTTCTACGGTTGGTGCCAGCAAACCCTGGTGTTTGGTTCCGAACTTAAGGCATTGAAAGCCCACCCCCAGTGGCAGGGTCGGATCAACCGTGATGTGCTGACCCTCTTGCTCCGCCATAACTACATTCCAGCTCCCTACTGCATCTACGACGGGTGTTTCAAACTGCCGCCGGGAACCCTGCTCACCTTCGATCAAGCACACCATCACCCGGCACCAATTCCCTACTGGTCTGCCACCGAGATTGCCGAGCGGGGAGTTGCCCATCCCTTCACTGGTGGTGAGGGGGCAGCGATCGAGGAGTTAGACTACTTGCTCCGGGAGGCCATTCGTCAACAAATGGTGGCCGATGTCCCCTTGGGAGCCTTTCTCTCCGGGGGCATTGATTCCTCAACCGTCGTGGCGTTGATGCAAGCTCAGAGCGATCGCCCGGTGAAAACCTTTTCCATCGGCTTCCACGAACAGGACTACAACGAAGCCCCCTACGCCCAAGCGATCGCCCAACATTTAGGCACGGATCACACGGAGCTATATATCACTCCCCCCGATGCGATCGCGGTGATCCCAAAGTTACCCAGTCTCTACGATGAACCCTTTGCGGATTCCTCTCAAATTCCCACCTTTCTCGTCGCTCAACTAGCCCGCCAACAGGTGACGGTGAGTCTCTCTGGGGATGGGGGGGTATGAATTATTTGGGGGGTATTATCGTTACTTCACGGGGCGGCAGTTCTGGCAGCGAGTGGGCTGGGTACCCCTGCCATTGCGAACCCTCATGGCTGCGGGGTTGAATCGAGTCTCCCGTCCGACCTGGGATTGCCTTCTGGGTCGGATTGCTACCCTAGTTCCTGCCCACAGTCGCTACAATCTCACGGGGGAACGGATGCACCAGATTGCCCGCATTTTGGGGGTTGACAGTCCAGATTTGATGTATCGATCGCTGGTTTCCCATTGGCAACAACCCACGGCCATTGTGCCAGGAAGTCAAGAGCCGCTGACTCGGTTGAGCGATCGCCAATCTTGGGCGCAGTTGCCAGACTTCACCCAGCGAATGATGTTCCTCGACTTGGTTACCTATCTACCGGATGATATTCTCACCAAGGTCGATCGGGCCTCAATGGGGGTGAGTCTGGAGTCTCGGGTGCCGTTTTTAGATCACCGAGTTGTAGAATTTGCCTGGACAATTCCCCTATCGATGAAAATTCGTCACCAGCGGGGCAAATGGCTGTTGCGACAAGTCCTCCACCGCTACCTGCCCTTGGAACTGATTGAACGTCCGAAAATGGGGTTTGGGATTCCCATTGATGAATGGCTCCGCAGTTCCCTGAGGGACTGGGCTGAATCCCTGATCAATCCCCAGCGACTCCAGCAACAGGGCTTTTTTAACCCGGCACCGATTCAAGAAAAGTGGCAGCAGCATCTCAGGGGCGATCGCAATTGGCAGTATTATCTCTGGGATATTTTGATGTTCCAAGCTTGGCTGGATGAAAATCAATGAAAATTGCGCTGATCACCAATGATGATCATGGGATGTGGCAATTCAGAGGTGGTCTGATTCAAGCCCTGATTGCCAGAAATATCGAGGTATATGTCCTTGTGCCCCCTGGTCCTTTTGTCGAGAAATTGCAAGCCCTGGGAGCCATCTATATTCCAATTCAAATGTATCGCTTTATCAGTCCCCTTCAGGACTTAAGGCTGATGTGGCAATTTTATAGAATTTTTATCAGCCAAAAGTTTGATCTGATTCATACCATGACGATTAAGCCCAATTTGTTTGCCACCTTTGCGGCGAAATTGGCGGGGGTTCCGCGCATTGTTTCCCTGGTATCTGGAATTGGGTTCATTTTTGCCTCGGAGTCAAAATTACTTGTCAGTATCTGCATTCGTCCCCTGGTGATGTTGCTGTATCGATGGGCATTATCGATCAGTAATAAAACATGGTTTCAAAATCAAGATGATTTTGATTTTTTTAGTCGAAAAAAATTAATTATCCCTACCAAAGGAATTGTAATTAGAGGCAGTGGGGTGAATTTAACTGAGTTTTCCAGGGAAACAGTTGATCCCCAAGCCCTCAAAGCCCTGAGACTGGAAATTCAACTCTCTCCATCGGAACAATGTGTAATGATGATCTCTTCACGGTTGATTTGGAGCAAGGGAGTTCGGGAATTTATTGAAGCGGTAGAAATGCTAGCACCCCGGTTCGAGCGTTGGAAATTTGTCATCCTTTGTCCCAAAGATCCCGACGCTCCGGATGCGGTTCCAGAGGCGTATACTGAAGCCCATCGCTCCGATAGACTGCAGATTATCGACGAGATGCGCCTGGATGTGAAAAACTTTCTAGAGTTAGCAGATATTTTAGTTCTGGTTTCCTATTATCGAGAAGGAGTGCCCCGGATCTTGTTGGAAGGCTTAGCCATGGAAAAGCCGATTGTGACCTCGAATAGTGTCGGTTGTAAGGAGGTGGTTGAAGATGGTAAAAATGGGTATCTGGTGCCGATCAAAAATGCTTCTGTTCTGGCCGAAAAGTTGGAAAAATTAATGCAGAATCAAGCCCAGAGATCCCAGTTTGGGAAATTCTCTCGACGGATGGCAATCGATTTTTTTGATGAGAAAATAGTCATCCATCGTGTCATTACTGAATTGTATGGAATCAGAGCTTAACTTCAGGTTCGAAACTGTAAATTACGAATTCCAGAACTTAAGTCGCCCCAGGGATGAGAGGATGACACAAATAATCAAACGATTCCTAGATTTTATATTTGCTTTCCTAGGGTTGATCCTCTTGTCACCAGTTTTGATGGCGATCGCGATCGCCATTTATCTACAGATGGGTTACCCGATTTTGTTCACCCAGCTCCGTCCTGGTTACAAAGGCAAATTATTTACCTTTTATAAATTTCGCACCATGACCAACGCCCGAGATCCAGAGGGAAACCTGCTGCCCGATGGAGATCGCCTCACCCGTCTTGGGCAGTTTTTAAGGCAAACCAGTCTGGATGAATTGCCCCAACTCTGGAACGTGCTCAAGGGGGAGATGAGTTTTGTTGGGCCCCGCCCACTTTTAGTCGCCTATCTCGATCGCTACACGCCGGAACAAGCCCGTCGTCATGATGTCAAACCAGGGATTACCGGATGGTCACAGATTAATGGTCGCAATCACCTGGGCTGGCAAGAACGGTTTGAACTGGATGTCTGGTATGTTGATCATGCCAATTTATGGCTGGATTGCCAAATTTTATTGCGCACCATTGGCAAGGTTGTAAACCGGGAAGGCATCAATCAAGAGGGTCAAGCCACGATGGAAGAATTTAAGGGATAAATACTGGCATGGACGTTCAAATTCTTGACTGTTCCAGTGTGGTTTGGCTGGAGACATTAGAGCATCTCCGTCATGATATCTATCACCGACCTGGTTATCTGGCGTTAGAAGCCAGCAGAATTGAAGCAACCGCAGCAGCAATTCTCATTACAGAAAAACAGCAGCAATTCTTTCTGCCTTACTTAGTCCGATCCTGCGATCGCCTATTAGAAAATGAATCTGGAGAATCTCCTGTTTTTGATCTGATCTCGCCCTATGGCTATCCCGGCATCTTGTTGAGTGATGCAGCGTGGGAATCCACGTTTATCCAGCAAGCCTTTACCATGATGATAGAGAAATTTAAAGGTATGGGAATCTGCTCGGCATTTCTGCGACTCCATCCGATCTTGAATCAGAATTTTGATCAAATTTATCCTGGCTTGGGCCTGCAATTAACAGGGGAAACAATTGCCGTTGACCTCACCCTATCTGACGCAGAAATTTGGCAGCAGACTCGCTCAGAACATCGGAATAAGATCAACCGATGTAAGCGCCAGGGATTTGTTGCTCGCATGGTAGAGCCTGCTTTATTCATAGAAAAATTTAATGAGATTTACGAGGAGACCATGGATCGCGTCCTTGCCAGCCAGTCTTACTATTTTGGACTGGAGTATTTGTTCGGTCTATTAAGGGCTTGGGAGAAGCACCTGCATCTCTGTATTGTGGAACTCAATGAGCAAGTGGTTTGTGCCGGATTATTTACATCTTGCGGTGGCATGGTTCAGTATCACCTTGGTGGCACCAAGGGGGGATATCTCAAGCAAGCTCCCAGCAAACTGATGTTTGATCATGTTCGTTACTGGGCAAAGCAACAAGGCAATACCCTATTTCACTTAGGCGGGGGAGTAGGTGGCGCTGCCGATAGTCTTTACCACTTTAAAGCTGGCTTTTCACGACAGCGATATCAGTTTTCAACGCTGCGCCTGATTCTAAATGAAACCCTATATACAGAGATGGTGGAATTACGAGCACGGCAATTGGGTACCAATCTCTGCAAACTTCGAGAGACAAGCTTTTTCCCCGCCTATCGTTGTTCAGTCATGCCAGTCGCCAGTCCTTAAATCCTACGCCAGACTGTTCAGTGATCGATTATGATCAATAGCCAGGATTTTCCCTGATGATTGAGCTTGAATTCGATCTCATCCCCTTTGTTTATCCCTGATTTTCTGTCGTCACTAAGGTTATTTTAAACAGGTTGGACAAGCCAATTCTGCTTTCTACTCCTCACATGGGCACCCAGGAGTTGGAGTTTGTCAAAGAGGCATTTGACACCAACTGGATTGCACCCGTTGGCCCGCATATCGATGCCTTTGAACTAGAGTTTTGCGATCTCGTTGGGGCAAAACATGCCGCCGCTGTCAGTTCAGGAACCGCAGCCCTCCACCTTGCCTTGAGGCTACTGGGAGTTGGCCCAGGAGATGAAGTCTGTTGCTCGACTCTGACCTTTATTGCCACGGCGAACCCCATTATCTACCTGGGAGCCAAGCCTGTTTTTATTGACAGCGATCGCGGTACCTGGAATATGAACCCGCTCTTGTTACGGCAGATTTTGGAGCAAAAAGCTCGGTTAGGCAAGCTACCCAAAGCCGTGGTGGTGGTGCATCTCTATGGACAAAGTGCTGATATCGATCCGATTCTAGATGCCTGCAATCTCTACGGTATTCCCTTGCTGGAGGATGCAGCAGAATCTCTGGGAGCTACTTACAAAGGGAAATCGCCAGGAACCTTGGGGCGCATGGGTCTCTATTCCTTCAATGGCAACAAAATTATCACCACCTCTCGGGGGGGGGATGTTGGTCTCTGAAGATGCCAACCTGATGGCAGCGGCTCGTTTTCTGGCAACCCAGGCCCGTGATCCGGCTCCCCACTACGAACATTCGCAGGTTGGCTACAACTACCGTCTCAGCAACATCCTCGCGGGGGTTGGCCGAGGCCAAATCAGGGTTCTCGCCGATCGCGTGGCGGCGAGACGACACAATTTTGAGATCTACCAACAGGCGCTGGGAATCTTACCAGGTATCCAGTTCATGCCAGAAGCTGCCTTTGGTCGGGCGACCCGCTGGCTCACCTGCCTGAGGATTGATCCGGCTGCCTTTGGTGCCGATCGTGAACAGGTTCGTGTGGCCCTAGCGCACCAACAGATTGAAGCCCGTCCGGTTTGGAAACCCCTGCACCTGCAACCTGTTTTCGCTGACTGTGAATCCATCGGAGGAGCGATCGCAGCAGACCTATTTACCCACGGTCTCTGTCTCCCGTCCGGTTCTAATTTAACCCTTGAAGATCTAGAGCGAGTCATTACTGCCATTTTACAAGTGCATCAACGGGCAAAAGTCGATGGTTGAAATCAGCGGTCGTCATCAGACCTGATATAGTAGGCTCTAGGTTTAGGTAAGGGTTGACTCAGCAACATTAATAGTATTAGGAGATTCTGATTTTTATGCCCACTTCCCCCTTAGATTTTCTCTTTGATAAATATCATACCTCCGGTGCCCATTCTGTTGCCCGATCCCTTTATTTTCAGTATCTTCAATCTCCATTAATTACCCGATGGCACTTTGGTATGAAAGTGCTTCCCATAAATCGAAAGCAAGAGCCTCGCGTCATTTATTTCAATATCACGACGATCTTATTACAACAAGTCTTAGAAGCAAAAATGCGCCGATCACCCCATCTTAAACTCCTGGAGATTGGGGTTGGATCTTTTGCCGTTCTGTGTGGCTATTTATCCCGGCTGACTGATCAAACCATTGATGCAACCGATATTAATCAAAAATTTATTGACAGCAGTAAAAAACATATCGAACTGAATGACGTTAACGTCCATGTTTTCTATTCAGATATTTTTGCCAATATTCCTCCTTGCAAATATGATCTTATATTCTGGAATCCTTACTATGACTTAGATCCAGATAATTATATGCCTCGGTTATTTGCAACGGTTTCAGAATTCTTGAGCGATCGCGGTCAGCTCTTGTTAGCCTACGGTACCCGCTCTTTAACCCGTCAACGTGTTTTAGATTTTCTATCGCAACAAAAAGAGCAACTGCGTGTGGTAGAAATCAAAACCTGGTGGTGGAACCCCCACGAAGTTATTATAATTGAAAAAAATACATAACTTGCTGATCAAGGCATGAGAGAAGGCAGATGATTGTAGATTTTAACTGGCGCTAAATGAAGGGATTATTGAGTTCCGGTTAGCCGATAATAGACATGGGGATAACGCCATTGAATTAGCTTACGAACGAGGAAGTTTATTTTCACTTTAGCAGGCAAACATGTTACAGGAAAACCAATCCTATCCTTGAAAAAACATAGCGCAGTATCCTCACGGGAATGCAAGCCATACACCACTTCCCGAATGTTCCCAGCGCGCTGACAAGCTTGAACAAACTCCACAACAAGTCCGGTACCAATTTGGCTCGGTAATGCTTCAGTGGCAATGATAATTTCATCAATATACGCCGTGCCATCAACGGCAAAACCTTCTAAATATCCCCCGAGTTTGGCATCAATGAGTCCAGCAATCACCAGCCGCCGCTGGGGATGAAAGTAATCCTGGAATCGCTGCTGATATGCCCGCCACCCAGGAGGTTGGGCACAGCCCGTTCTCAAGAGCGCCGAAGCCAGGACTTCGTATCCCTGGGCTTGGAGCAGAGCTGGCCCCATTAATTCCATAAAACGCACTAATTTTTGGCATTTCCGTAGATCATATTTGCGCTTGGAGGAGAAGTTTTGCGGATGATAATCGGCCAGATTGGTCAGCAGATGGGTGGGCATAGCCCCGTTAGCAGGCAAGCTCCGATCTGTTGCCGCCAGAACAGCTCGAAAACCCCAGCACCATGGCGTTGGAGCCGTTGCTTCCTCAGGGGTCAGTCGCGCCAACCAGTGAATGGGCTGATAGAATCCCCGCCGCACTTCCTCCCAATAGCGACCCCGATGCTCCAGGATCTGGTGGCCTTCCCGCCGCCGCCACTGCGCCATTTCTAACTCTGTCATTGATTTCAGCAAGGCAGCAGATATCTCCCGTGCCTGCCAGTGACTCGGATTATCCATGCATTTATCGGCTTAGTACTGGCTGTTCCCGTCCAAATTGCCAGCCGAATTCTATCCTAGTCTCCGCGCCACCCTGTTGGTTACCCGCTGGAAGCGCTAAACTCGCAAATGAATGAAAATACCGTCAAGGCTGAGTTGTGCAATGGATGTCATCCCTGCCATCGATCTATTAGCGGGGCGTTGTGTACGCCTGTATCAGGGTGATTATGCCCAAGCCCAGGTTTTTGATCAAAGTCCGGTTGCGATCGCTCGCCAATGGAGTGCTCAACTGGCTCCTCGCTTACATCTTGTCGATTTGGATGGTGCCAAAGCTGGACATCCTGTGAATCTTGAGAGCATTGCGGCGATTGTTGCGGCCGTGGAGGTGCCGATTCAGGTCGGGGGGGGGGCTGCGCGATCGCGCCAGTGTTAAACAGCTCCTGGATCTGGGGGTTCACCAGGTGATTTTGGGAACCATTGCTGTGGAGCAACCCCAACTCGTCGCCGACCTCTGTGGAGAATTTCCGGGACAAATTATCGTTGGCATTGATGCTCGGGAAGGGCGGGTGGCAACCAAG
This window of the Neosynechococcus sphagnicola sy1 genome carries:
- a CDS encoding glycosyltransferase — its product is MFVITGLFTGGAEMMLYKLLSRLNRGKFRASVISLTPGGSLRDQIQHLGIPVYCVGMKSQQINLRAILAFIPLMRKLSPDLIQGWMTHGNLIAQISRYVLSSSVPILWSIRHSALKPSETKLTTRLIIGLLAHFSHLPEGIIYNSRSGAEDHHRIHYAPLKTVIISNGIDTDLFHPSLTNRLKIRQELGLEDHTIIIGLIGRFHVMKGHEYFLQAAALLLPIFPETQFLLVGSEVTPKNPVLSNLVRSLGLESHVHLGGERQDIPRLTAALDIACSTSSFGEGFANVIGEAMACGVPCVVTNVGDAAWIVGETGFVIPPADPVALCEAWKALICMDRSARQALGLQARQRVEAHFALDKIVRQYEAVYEEIFSKWKH
- the asnB gene encoding asparagine synthase (glutamine-hydrolyzing), with protein sequence MCGLTGFWHPSAVFSTAQLEAMVQTMADRLRHRGPDDGGTWGDETVGLALGHRRLAIVDLSPEGHQPMLSANGRYVMVFNGEIYNFRDLRQQLLALGHGFRGHSDTEVMLAAFCQWGVEVSLQRFVGMFAFALWDRELQRLHLGRDRLGEKPLFYGWCQQTLVFGSELKALKAHPQWQGRINRDVLTLLLRHNYIPAPYCIYDGCFKLPPGTLLTFDQAHHHPAPIPYWSATEIAERGVAHPFTGGEGAAIEELDYLLREAIRQQMVADVPLGAFLSGGIDSSTVVALMQAQSDRPVKTFSIGFHEQDYNEAPYAQAIAQHLGTDHTELYITPPDAIAVIPKLPSLYDEPFADSSQIPTFLVAQLARQQVTVSLSGDGGV
- a CDS encoding DegT/DnrJ/EryC1/StrS family aminotransferase produces the protein MLVSEDANLMAAARFLATQARDPAPHYEHSQVGYNYRLSNILAGVGRGQIRVLADRVAARRHNFEIYQQALGILPGIQFMPEAAFGRATRWLTCLRIDPAAFGADREQVRVALAHQQIEARPVWKPLHLQPVFADCESIGGAIAADLFTHGLCLPSGSNLTLEDLERVITAILQVHQRAKVDG
- a CDS encoding sugar transferase, producing the protein MTQIIKRFLDFIFAFLGLILLSPVLMAIAIAIYLQMGYPILFTQLRPGYKGKLFTFYKFRTMTNARDPEGNLLPDGDRLTRLGQFLRQTSLDELPQLWNVLKGEMSFVGPRPLLVAYLDRYTPEQARRHDVKPGITGWSQINGRNHLGWQERFELDVWYVDHANLWLDCQILLRTIGKVVNREGINQEGQATMEEFKG
- a CDS encoding asparagine synthetase B family protein encodes the protein MGGYELFGGYYRYFTGRQFWQRVGWVPLPLRTLMAAGLNRVSRPTWDCLLGRIATLVPAHSRYNLTGERMHQIARILGVDSPDLMYRSLVSHWQQPTAIVPGSQEPLTRLSDRQSWAQLPDFTQRMMFLDLVTYLPDDILTKVDRASMGVSLESRVPFLDHRVVEFAWTIPLSMKIRHQRGKWLLRQVLHRYLPLELIERPKMGFGIPIDEWLRSSLRDWAESLINPQRLQQQGFFNPAPIQEKWQQHLRGDRNWQYYLWDILMFQAWLDENQ
- a CDS encoding methyltransferase, which produces MPTSPLDFLFDKYHTSGAHSVARSLYFQYLQSPLITRWHFGMKVLPINRKQEPRVIYFNITTILLQQVLEAKMRRSPHLKLLEIGVGSFAVLCGYLSRLTDQTIDATDINQKFIDSSKKHIELNDVNVHVFYSDIFANIPPCKYDLIFWNPYYDLDPDNYMPRLFATVSEFLSDRGQLLLAYGTRSLTRQRVLDFLSQQKEQLRVVEIKTWWWNPHEVIIIEKNT
- a CDS encoding glycosyltransferase family 4 protein — translated: MKIALITNDDHGMWQFRGGLIQALIARNIEVYVLVPPGPFVEKLQALGAIYIPIQMYRFISPLQDLRLMWQFYRIFISQKFDLIHTMTIKPNLFATFAAKLAGVPRIVSLVSGIGFIFASESKLLVSICIRPLVMLLYRWALSISNKTWFQNQDDFDFFSRKKLIIPTKGIVIRGSGVNLTEFSRETVDPQALKALRLEIQLSPSEQCVMMISSRLIWSKGVREFIEAVEMLAPRFERWKFVILCPKDPDAPDAVPEAYTEAHRSDRLQIIDEMRLDVKNFLELADILVLVSYYREGVPRILLEGLAMEKPIVTSNSVGCKEVVEDGKNGYLVPIKNASVLAEKLEKLMQNQAQRSQFGKFSRRMAIDFFDEKIVIHRVITELYGIRA
- a CDS encoding glycosyltransferase; its protein translation is MIKIVFLIRSLDFGGSQTQLVTLVKALDPTEFEVTVICFYSEGTLATTLVESGIRVLSLEKRGRWDLGRFYGRLSGYLHQIQPQILHSYLSDPNLLVILLKPWFPRIAIVWGIRTAQDNLRQYSWFIRLLFWLECRLAGFADLIIANSQAGRAFHIAQGFPAAKTITIPNGIDCDLFQPDPQGRVKLRTLWGIPDSVILIGLVGRLDPLKDHPTFLKAAALLCQQRRDVHFVCIGSGLDTADQLQQLATDLEIADRITWSAARTDVPEVQNALDIATSCSTSEGFSNVITEAMACGVPCVVTDVGDSAWIVGKTGIVVPPADPQALAAGWQACLAMDRQHLGQLARARIIQHLSVQQLAMTTQDALVSLLQRQTLRF
- a CDS encoding class I SAM-dependent methyltransferase translates to MKKSFLNGNIDPIVVQSFGEEWQAFDQSSLSSEDGLQMFNEYFSIFPWQCLPKDAVGLDIGCGSGRWARLVAPKIGRLYCIDPSVSALNVARKNLSQCQNCEFILAGVENIPLGNATADFGYALGVLHHIPDPEKGIRSCVEKLKSGAPFLLYMYYAFDNKPWWYRWIWKISELGRFLISRLPFPMRYAVSQVIALLIYLPLARFSLGLEKLGVNVDSIPLSSYRHRRFYSIRTDALDRFGTRLEQRFTKAQIRSMMENSGLEKIIFDDSEPGWVALGYKK
- a CDS encoding GNAT family N-acetyltransferase → MDVQILDCSSVVWLETLEHLRHDIYHRPGYLALEASRIEATAAAILITEKQQQFFLPYLVRSCDRLLENESGESPVFDLISPYGYPGILLSDAAWESTFIQQAFTMMIEKFKGMGICSAFLRLHPILNQNFDQIYPGLGLQLTGETIAVDLTLSDAEIWQQTRSEHRNKINRCKRQGFVARMVEPALFIEKFNEIYEETMDRVLASQSYYFGLEYLFGLLRAWEKHLHLCIVELNEQVVCAGLFTSCGGMVQYHLGGTKGGYLKQAPSKLMFDHVRYWAKQQGNTLFHLGGGVGGAADSLYHFKAGFSRQRYQFSTLRLILNETLYTEMVELRARQLGTNLCKLRETSFFPAYRCSVMPVASP
- a CDS encoding DegT/DnrJ/EryC1/StrS family aminotransferase — its product is MGTQELEFVKEAFDTNWIAPVGPHIDAFELEFCDLVGAKHAAAVSSGTAALHLALRLLGVGPGDEVCCSTLTFIATANPIIYLGAKPVFIDSDRGTWNMNPLLLRQILEQKARLGKLPKAVVVVHLYGQSADIDPILDACNLYGIPLLEDAAESLGATYKGKSPGTLGRMGLYSFNGNKIITTSRGGDVGL
- a CDS encoding HisA/HisF-related TIM barrel protein, whose translation is MDVIPAIDLLAGRCVRLYQGDYAQAQVFDQSPVAIARQWSAQLAPRLHLVDLDGAKAGHPVNLESIAAIVAAVEVPIQVGGGAARSRQC